CCCTCAATGCTTTTCGTTGTCGACGGTAAATGCGCAATATTTTATTTCAAAAGGGCTTGTCCCCCTGAACGGTTACGTTGTTTTCATTCTCCAGCAATTTCAGCCGCCGTGCATCGTATACATCCATCCCGCTGAATTTAGCTTTCCATTTGTAGAAGCTAGCGTCCGACATCCCATATTTTCGACACAGCGCCCGCGTATCGGCCCCCGCTTCTGATTCCTTCAGGATTCCTATGATCTGTTCTTCTGTATACCGCTTTCGGGTCATGGTCTTGCCCTCCTGGGTTCTGTTTTATCATCCCAGGACTCTACTTACAACCGGCTCAGTTTTGCGGGGGAGGACCAGTTCTCCAACAGGATGGAGACAGGATTTAATTTTTTCCTCCTGTGCGGAATGATTCACCCTCTTATAAAAAGGACAAAACGGCTTTCACGATTTTTATCTGATGCGACAAAGATAACCCAACAAAGGAAGGGAGGCTAACGGCTTGATCATAAAGTGTGTTGGTAAAATCAATCTTAAAAGCTTCACAATCCCGATGAAAGGGGAGACGGAACAATGGTTTCCACAGCCGGCGTGCCTCTATGCCTCGCTGACGCAAAAATGGAACGAGCCTGGATGCACCTCCACGACGCTTGAGACAAATGGTAAACAACCAATGCGTCGGAGAGGCCCATGCGGCATTCGGCATACACTCCAAATCCGATATCCCGGCAAAAGCCTGCCTGTAATATTTTGCAATTCGTCTTTTTTCATTCAGGAACTCATCAAGAAGTTCCACTTGAGAGCATCCCAGAGCAGCAGCGATATTGGAAAGGCGATAGTTGTAACCCACCTGATCGTGAATATATTCCTCTGGGTGCTTCTTCGCTTGAGTCGTCAAATGGCGAGCCCGGGCCGCCCGTTGACGATTATCGGTAATGATCAGCCCCCCTCCCCCGGTCGTAATCACTTTATTCCCGTTAAAACTAAAGCAACCAATATCGGCGAGCCGACCAATCGGTCTTCCCTTGTAGAGCCCCCCCAGAGACTCACAGGCATCTTCCACAACAAACAAACCGTAACGACGGGCGAGCTGCAGGATTGGGTCCATGTCGACAGGGTGTCCCAGTAAATGGACGGGAATGATTCCTCTCACTCTTCTCCCCGTAGTTCGGTTGATGAGTTTCCCCTTTTGAATATCGCATCTCTGCTCAATGAACTCTTCCACTTTAAATGGGTCCAATCCCCACGAGAGAGGGGAAACATCGACAAAAACGGGTTTCGCTCCACAATACGTCACTGCGTTTGCGGTGGCCACAAATGTCATTGCCGGAACAACGACCTCATCCCCAGATCCCACCCCCATCACCAAAAGAGCCGTATGAAGGGCGGCGGTCCCACTGGAGACCGCAACAGCGGATCCTCCGTCCAACCGATTTTGGATCATGGTCTCGAATAAATTTACGTAGGTCCCCGCCGAGGACACCCATCCGCTGTCGAGACAATCCTTTATGTAATTCCACGCGTTCCCTTTTAGGCAAGGGACAGAGAGGGGAATGAATGATTTGGGATTAGACCGCATAGGAGGTGGATTGATAGCGCGAAGAGTTCTCTTCGATCCATGAGATCGTTTCTCGAAGGCCATTTTCCAAAGAACAGGTGGGTTCCCAGCGGAGTAATTGTTTGGCAACGGCAGAATTGGCACACAAGCGCTCGACTTCACTTCTGTGAGGACGAATTCGATGACGATCTGTGAGAATAGGATTATTTCTCCCCATTAGGCGTAGGATCTTTTTTGCCAAATCCCCAATGGAGATTTCTCGACCGGACCCCAAATTAATGACACGACCGATCGCACGAGGAGTAACTCCCGCCAGTAAGAATCCTTCGACCGTATCCGTGACGAAGTTCAGATCCCGAGTGGCTTTGAGGTTTCCCAGTTGAATCTTTGTCCCATTCAAAATTTGACCGATAATCGTGGGAATCACGGCCCGCATGGATTGGCGGGGCCCAAAAATATTGAACGGGCGAACCGTAACAACAGGCAATCCATACGAAAAGTGGAACGCCTCAACTATTTTGTCAGCGGCGATTTTTGAAGCGGCATAAGGCGATTGAGCTCGGAGCAAATGCTCTTCCGAAATAGGAACGGAACAGGCCGTTCCGTAAACCTCACTTGTTGATGTGTGAATAACTTTCGCACCCGAATCCAGTGCCAACTGGAGAACATTCAAAGTCCCCTCAATATTTGTTTTCACATAGGAAGCAGGGGTTTCGTAGGAATAAGGGATTCCAATGAGAGCGGCTAAATGAAACACCACATCAATACCATGGAACGCTTTCTTTAATGAATCTTTTTCCCGGACATCCCCAGCAAAGATTTCAATTTCTTTTTTTTGATTGGAGTGATCCAGCCATCCCCACGTCCCAAGAGAATTATATCTTACTAGAGCACGTACGCGGGCTCCCCTTATTAGCAATCGTTCCGCTAAATGACTCCCGACAAACCCCCCAGCCCCGGTTACCAGAACTCTTCTATTTTTCCATCCCATTCGGAGTGGCCTCCTTAATCCTTCCGTCTATCTTTTTTTCTCTAACTTTCGAGCCAACATCTCGCCCTCAGGTTACTCAGAAAAAATCTTCACTAGGTTCCGGTTCCGGGCACGACTGGCCCCTGTCGCTGGAAACGGATATTCTCCTTGAAGGCCTCCTTGGCTAATCGGTAACTTTGCGGAGTTCCGATATCCATCCAGGATTCATGAATTGGGAAACCCGCTACTTTTTTACCTTTTCGAAGAAGGATTCGGATCAAATCCGGCATCTCGAACCTACGTCGTTTTGGGATGAAAGACAAGGCCTTTGCATTCAGCAAACATATCCCCGCATAAATATGATTTTGAATCACCGGTTTTTCAGAAAAACTTTTAACCCGGTCCCCATCCAATTGAATGACACCAAAAGGAATCGAGGTCTCGTATCGCCGAACGCCCACAGTCATGATGGGTTTAACTTCGTTGTGAAATCGAGCCATAGCCCGATAATCCACCTGAGTAAGGATATCCCCGTTGACCACTAGAAATGGCCCGAGACCTTTGAGCCGTCGGAGAGAACCTGCCGTCCCCTGCGGTTGGGACTCTTGTAAGTAATTCACATTCAAACCCCAGTGTTCACCATCTCCAATATATTGGATGATCTTTTCCGATCGATAGTGCGTTGTCACGTGAATACGATGAATCCCGGCCTCTTTCAATTGCTTTAAGATACGCTCCAATAGAGGTCTCTTTCCAATCGGAAGCATGGGTTTAGGAGTTTTCCTTGTCAATCGGCTCAATCGCTTCCCAAACCCCCCGGCCATAACCACCGCCTGAAATCCCTGTTTATCGTGGTGGATTAAATCCCCTGCAATGGCCACCCCTACGACGAAACCCCTCCGGTCCAGAAGGGGGACTTGAAGCACCTGCTTTTTCCTCATCAATCGATAAAGATCGTTTGTTGTCGCATTCCATGGAGCTGTCACGGGTTTTGGGTAGGGAGAGGTGGACCGGCGTTTTTGCAACAGCCGAACCGGAGCTTCTAAACAAATTCCAGCGAGGAGAGCCCTGCGAATATCCCCATCCGTAATCACATCCTTCAGTCTTTTCGATGAATCCAGAACCAAAACAGAGCCCGTTTGGTTCTGGTCAATAGAAGCGATCACCCTTTGAAGCGAATCTTCTGGACGGACGATGAGCCCCTCCCGATCGATAGGAATCGAAAGAGGCCTTGGGTCAGACAAACTTTCCATGGGCTTCATTCGAGAGGGTTTCTCAATCGCCATTTATCATTCTCTCGAACCCACAAATGAGGGGACCTGAACGCATCGCATAATTCATGGAACTTATCCGGGTTCAATCCAATATATTCCATCACTTCAACAAAATACCGATTGGGGAATTCTCCATCAAAACGCTTCACCAAAGAGACCCCTTCTTGGCGCGTTAAGTGTTTGTTCCTTATTTCTTGCGAAGCGTCGTAGCTCGCGCGCCCCAAACCGAATTTTATAAATGTTGTGTAGTAATGAAATCCATCTATTTTATCGTCAAGACTGTTGTATTTACTGTAGGTCCCTTCTGTTCGAACGGGATTGGCTTCAAACCCAACGTTCTCAACCGAGTAGTAATAACTTTCTTGGGGAGTCCATTTTAGGTAATACCCTAAATAATGTACTTCAATAGGAGAGGCTTCGAGCTCTTTGGGTTCCGCTGGCAAATAGGCTCTCATATCGGCGAGCGAAATACCATGGTTTTCAACAAGTTCACGTATGCAGACCCCCCCTAATCGCACGTCATTCAGGCTCTGAATGGTGTAGTAGGACTGGTCCCGAAGTGAAGTGGCTGTTTCCGCAATGGGATTTCCATATTCCGCTTCGCTTTCACCATAAAAAATCAGTGGAACATTATACTGCAGGGCAATTTTAGGAGCTAGGTTTTTCTGCCCTAAAATAAAGGTTTGAAATGGGTGCAAAAGATTTTCAATCGACAAACGAGTTAGCAATCGGTGCGTACGTCCATTGGGTTTAAAGGTGATGTTGTCAAACCCTCCGTTTTCAATCCAGGCTCTAAAATTTTTACGTCCGATGTCCGTGTAGAGGAGAGGGGGCCAGGTGATCGTCAACGGGTGCATCCCGTATTTATACTTGAGCGTGTGAGCAGCAAAAACACTGTCCTTGCCCCCGCTTCCAGGAACAATACAATCGTAGTTTCCATCTGACCGACGGTGACGTTCCAACAAGGCCAGCAATTCCTTTTCCCTCTTCTCCCAATCGATCCCTAATTTACGTTCAGCGTAACGGCAAGCATCACAGACACCCTCTTCGTCAAGATGAACGGTGGGAGTTCGACGCTCTTTGTCATGGCGAAATTCGGGATAGGAGCACGGTCTCTGATTTGAAATAACACAACGACGACAGAACCGGACTTCCTGAGGAAGACCAAATTTAGCTTCAGGAAGAGTTGACAATGAAGATTTTATCTCAGACATGCTCCGTCTCCTTGCCCACTCGATTGGCGAAAGCCTTATAGATTTTCAATCCAGCGGGGCCGCTCCGTTCTGGATGAAATTGACACCCAAACACCTCACCCTGCTGCACAGCGGCGCAATAATCCGTGTTGGAGAACCGACTCAATGCGAGGGAGGGCAAGCCTATTCCGGGACGCACGTGAAAGGAATGGACAAAATAAAAGGATTCCCCCGTGGGCATCCCCTCTAGGAGTGTTCCGTTCCACTGACCTTCTGAACCCGGCCAAATTGGATACCAACCAACATGAGGGATTTTTAGCCTCTGATCACCGTCATTGTTTTCCAACCTGACAACGTCGCCCGGAAACACCCCCAATCCCGGATGGGTGCCAAACTCATTACTTTCAGAGAAAAGTATTTGGAAACCCAGACAGATGCCCATGAACGGCTTTCCAACCAATACCACATCCCGAAGGACAGACAATAGATCTCGACGTTTCAGGGCCGCCATTGCATCCCCAAAGGCCCCGACACCCGGAAGGATTACACCGGCCGAACCCATGATCTCTTTGGGATCGCTCGTCACGCTTACTTCAAGGCCGACGAACCGGCATGCGGAGCTCACGCTAAAAAGATTTCCCCGCCCACAATCAACAATGGCAACCCTCATTCCGGCCCCCCCAGAACACGACAAGGAATGCCTTCTCGAGACAATTCAGCCTTAATCTCCCCTAAGGATGTACCTGGGAACACGCGGGAACCCCTTCTCTCTTCAAGAAAAACTGTATTTCCTTCTTCGATTTTGTCAGGTTTTTCAATTGGGAATCGATTTGCCAAGTTGTAATGCAACATGGACGCTACGGCAACAGCATCGGCCTTTCCTTTGGTCACGACGTCCGTAAGATGGACGGCCTTCCCCGCACCACCACAGGCAATAACAGGAACGGGGACAGACTCCACCACTCGAAGGATAAGTCCCTCATCGTATCCTCTTCCGGTCCCTTCCCGATCAATCGAGGTGACCAAGAGTTCCCCCGCACCAAGGGCAACGGCGCGAATGGCCCATTCGACTGCGTCCAACCCTGTTGATTCCCGCCCATAGTCCGTGAATACCTCGTAGCGTCCATCTTCTTTTTGAATTGCATCGATTGCCACCACAATTGTTGACGACCCAAAGCGTTGAGAGGCCTCCTGAATTAAATGAGGCTGTCGAACAGCCGCTGTATTAAGTGCCACCTTGTCGGCTCCC
The sequence above is drawn from the Elusimicrobiota bacterium genome and encodes:
- a CDS encoding transposase; the protein is MTRKRYTEEQIIGILKESEAGADTRALCRKYGMSDASFYKWKAKFSGMDVYDARRLKLLENENNVTVQGDKPF
- a CDS encoding LegC family aminotransferase, with protein sequence MRSNPKSFIPLSVPCLKGNAWNYIKDCLDSGWVSSAGTYVNLFETMIQNRLDGGSAVAVSSGTAALHTALLVMGVGSGDEVVVPAMTFVATANAVTYCGAKPVFVDVSPLSWGLDPFKVEEFIEQRCDIQKGKLINRTTGRRVRGIIPVHLLGHPVDMDPILQLARRYGLFVVEDACESLGGLYKGRPIGRLADIGCFSFNGNKVITTGGGGLIITDNRQRAARARHLTTQAKKHPEEYIHDQVGYNYRLSNIAAALGCSQVELLDEFLNEKRRIAKYYRQAFAGISDLECMPNAAWASPTHWLFTICLKRRGGASRLVPFLRQRGIEARRLWKPLFRLPFHRDCEAFKIDFTNTLYDQAVSLPSFVGLSLSHQIKIVKAVLSFL
- a CDS encoding SDR family NAD(P)-dependent oxidoreductase is translated as MGWKNRRVLVTGAGGFVGSHLAERLLIRGARVRALVRYNSLGTWGWLDHSNQKKEIEIFAGDVREKDSLKKAFHGIDVVFHLAALIGIPYSYETPASYVKTNIEGTLNVLQLALDSGAKVIHTSTSEVYGTACSVPISEEHLLRAQSPYAASKIAADKIVEAFHFSYGLPVVTVRPFNIFGPRQSMRAVIPTIIGQILNGTKIQLGNLKATRDLNFVTDTVEGFLLAGVTPRAIGRVINLGSGREISIGDLAKKILRLMGRNNPILTDRHRIRPHRSEVERLCANSAVAKQLLRWEPTCSLENGLRETISWIEENSSRYQSTSYAV
- a CDS encoding nucleotidyltransferase family protein, encoding MAIEKPSRMKPMESLSDPRPLSIPIDREGLIVRPEDSLQRVIASIDQNQTGSVLVLDSSKRLKDVITDGDIRRALLAGICLEAPVRLLQKRRSTSPYPKPVTAPWNATTNDLYRLMRKKQVLQVPLLDRRGFVVGVAIAGDLIHHDKQGFQAVVMAGGFGKRLSRLTRKTPKPMLPIGKRPLLERILKQLKEAGIHRIHVTTHYRSEKIIQYIGDGEHWGLNVNYLQESQPQGTAGSLRRLKGLGPFLVVNGDILTQVDYRAMARFHNEVKPIMTVGVRRYETSIPFGVIQLDGDRVKSFSEKPVIQNHIYAGICLLNAKALSFIPKRRRFEMPDLIRILLRKGKKVAGFPIHESWMDIGTPQSYRLAKEAFKENIRFQRQGPVVPGTGT
- a CDS encoding N-acetyl sugar amidotransferase; the protein is MSEIKSSLSTLPEAKFGLPQEVRFCRRCVISNQRPCSYPEFRHDKERRTPTVHLDEEGVCDACRYAERKLGIDWEKREKELLALLERHRRSDGNYDCIVPGSGGKDSVFAAHTLKYKYGMHPLTITWPPLLYTDIGRKNFRAWIENGGFDNITFKPNGRTHRLLTRLSIENLLHPFQTFILGQKNLAPKIALQYNVPLIFYGESEAEYGNPIAETATSLRDQSYYTIQSLNDVRLGGVCIRELVENHGISLADMRAYLPAEPKELEASPIEVHYLGYYLKWTPQESYYYSVENVGFEANPVRTEGTYSKYNSLDDKIDGFHYYTTFIKFGLGRASYDASQEIRNKHLTRQEGVSLVKRFDGEFPNRYFVEVMEYIGLNPDKFHELCDAFRSPHLWVRENDKWRLRNPLE
- the hisH gene encoding imidazole glycerol phosphate synthase subunit HisH; the encoded protein is MRVAIVDCGRGNLFSVSSACRFVGLEVSVTSDPKEIMGSAGVILPGVGAFGDAMAALKRRDLLSVLRDVVLVGKPFMGICLGFQILFSESNEFGTHPGLGVFPGDVVRLENNDGDQRLKIPHVGWYPIWPGSEGQWNGTLLEGMPTGESFYFVHSFHVRPGIGLPSLALSRFSNTDYCAAVQQGEVFGCQFHPERSGPAGLKIYKAFANRVGKETEHV
- the hisF gene encoding imidazole glycerol phosphate synthase subunit HisF, yielding MIRVIPRLDIKGPHVVKGIHLEGLRVLGVPEFFARRYYEEGADEILFMDAVASLYGRNSLLQLIEKVSQEIFIPLTVGGGIRTVEDVRAVLRVGADKVALNTAAVRQPHLIQEASQRFGSSTIVVAIDAIQKEDGRYEVFTDYGRESTGLDAVEWAIRAVALGAGELLVTSIDREGTGRGYDEGLILRVVESVPVPVIACGGAGKAVHLTDVVTKGKADAVAVASMLHYNLANRFPIEKPDKIEEGNTVFLEERRGSRVFPGTSLGEIKAELSREGIPCRVLGGPE